In one Lolium rigidum isolate FL_2022 chromosome 3, APGP_CSIRO_Lrig_0.1, whole genome shotgun sequence genomic region, the following are encoded:
- the LOC124703582 gene encoding uncharacterized protein LOC124703582 produces the protein MSSPTPAIHSLSAPSPPTPHLRRATCATSTVRESSQSPQSPLSASSRRAALLALVLAASPVRPAAADFSFSFPGPKEMLREQKKKSARYLLAPIAASRETLVKAQALLASENASGADAEEVRGRLSAAGRDCVPRERNSIVAFQSRTGVEVCTFSLILKNAASLLDNKDPLKVEADARLAELIESFADLGTVVDNSNFELSGDRKKMKDDLLSTISALDKYEQGVKDCLGV, from the exons ATGAGCTCCCCAACGCCCGCCATCCACTCGCTcagcgcgccgtcgccgccgacgccacATCTCCGGCGAGCCACCTGCGCCACCTCCACCGTCCGGGAGTCCTCGCAGAGTCCGCAATCGCCTCTGAGCGCCTCCtctcgccgcgccgccctactcgcGCTCGTCTTGGCCGCCTCGCCGGTCCGGCCCGCCGCAGCCGACTTCTCCTTCAGCTTCC CTGGTCCGAAGGAGATGCTGCGGGAGCAGAAGAAGAAGTCGGCGCGCTACCTCCTCGCGCCCATCGCCGCCTCCCGGGAGACCCTCGTCAAAGCCCAGGCCCTTCTCG CTTCGGAGAATGCGTCCGGTGCGGACGCCGAGGAGGTGAGGGGCAGGCTGAGCGCGGCGGGGAGGGACTGCGTGCCGCGGGAGAGGAACTCCATAGTCGCTTTCCAGTCACGGACCGGCGTCGAG GTCTGCACATTCAGCTTGATCCTGAAGAATGCCGCGTCGCTGCTGGACAATAAGGATCCTCTCAAGGTTGAAGCGGATGCTAGGCTTGCCGAACTAATAGA GTCATTCGCTGACCTCGGAACTGTGGTGGATAACAGTAACTTTGAGCTCAGTGGTGACAG aaagaagatgaaggatgaCCTGCTGAGCACTATCTCTGCTCTTGATAAATACGAACAGGGTGTTAAGGATTGTTTAGGTGTATAG
- the LOC124703583 gene encoding tubulin alpha-1 chain-like, translated as MRECISIHIGQAGIQVGNACWELYCLEHGIQPDGQTSGDKTIGGGDDAFNTFFSETGAGKYVPRAVFVDLEPTVIDEVRTSAYRQLFHPEQLISGKEDAANNFARGHYTIGKEIVDLCLDRIRKLADNCTGLQGFLVFNAVGGGTGSGLGSLLLERLSVDYGKKSKLGFTVYPSPQVSTSVVEPYNSVLSTHSLLEHTDVSILLDNEAIYDICRRSLDIERPTYTNLNRLVSQVISSLTTSLRFDGALNVDVTEFQTNLVPYPRIHFMLSSYAPVISAEKAYHEQLSVSEITNSAFEPSSMMAKCDPRHGKYMACCLMYRGDVVPKDVNAAVATIKTKRTIQFVDWCPTGFKCGINYQPPTVVPGGDLAKVQRAVCMISNSTSVVEVFSRIDHKFDLMYAKRAFVHWYVGEGMEEGEFSEAREDLAALEKDYEEVGAEGGDDEEGEDEDDY; from the exons ATGAGGGAGTGCATCTCGATCCACATCGGGCAGGCCGGCATCCAGGTCGGCAACGCGTGCTGGGAACTTTACTGCCTCGAGCATGGCATCCAG CCTGATGGCCAGACGTCCGGTGACAAGACCATCGGAGGTGGTGATGACGCCTTCAACACCTTCTTCAGCGAGACTGGAGCAGGCAAGTACGTGCCCCGTGCTGTCTTCGTCGATCTCGAGCCCACCGTGATCGACGAGGTCCGCACCAGCGCCTACCGCCAGCTCTTCCACCCCGAGCAGCTCATCAGCGGCAAGGAGGACGCAGCCAACAACTTCGCCCGTGGTCACTACACAA TTGGCAAGGAGATTGTGGATCTCTGCCTGGACCGCATCCGCAAGCTGGCTGATAACTGCACTGGTCTTCAGGGCTTCCTGGTCTTCAACGCCGTCGGTGGTGGGACAGGTTCCGGCCTTGGCTCGCTCCTCCTCGAGCGCCTGTCTGTGGACTATGGAAAGAAGTCCAAGCTCGGCTTCACTGTGTACCCGTCTCCTCAGGTGTCCACCTCTGTTGTTGAGCCATACAACAGTGTGCTGTCCACCCACTCCCTGCTGGAGCACACCGATGTCTCCATCCTGCTCGACAACGAGGCCATCTACGACATCTGCAGGCGCTCCCTGGACATCGAGAGGCCcacctacaccaacctcaaccgcCTCGTCTCTCAG GTGATCTCATCACTGACCACTTCCCTGAGGTTCGATGGTGCCCTGAACGTGGATGTGACCGAGTTCCAGACCAACCTGGTCCCGTACCCGAGGATCCACTTCATGCTCTCCTCCTATGCTCCGGTCATCTCCGCTGAGAAGGCCTACCACGAGCAGCTCTCCGTGTCCGAGATCACCAACAGCGCCTTCGAGCCCTCATCCATGATGGCCAAGTGTGACCCCCGCCACGGCAAGTACATGGCCTGCTGCCTCATGTACCGTGGTGACGTGGTGCCCAAGGACGTGAACGCGGCCGTGGCCACCATCAAGACCAAGCGCACCATCCAGTTCGTCGACTGGTGCCCCACTGGCTTCAAGTGCGGCATCAACTACCAGCCGCCCACCGTGGTGCCCGGTGGCGACCTCGCCAAGGTGCAGAGGGCGGTCTGCATGATCTCCAACTCCACCAGCGTTGTTGAGGTCTTCTCCCGCATCGACCACAAGTTCGACCTCATGTACGCCAAGCGTGCCTTCGTCCACTGGTACGTCGGCGAGGGCATGGAGGAGGGCGAGTTCTCCGAGGCTCGTGAGGACCTGGCTGCCCTGGAGAAGGACTACGAGGAAGTCGGCGCTGAGGGTGGCGACGATGAGGAGGGCGAGGATGAGGATGACTACTGA
- the LOC124703581 gene encoding putative S-adenosyl-L-methionine-dependent methyltransferase Mvan_1344: MRTLYMNQARTLCGRSRLAAQRYLFVPTKAEAAGSHQLWSIMSSREEDVRVNGDHQLVADGGVNGEGEGELQAVMEQLAPEGVRALHARVEAEWGPVLQSACQTAAARALWASAVRDPAAGVLAGEKYLRGLHDKMRRDERAGAREVPGVMIAVRTLWFDARIEAAVSNLGGAPQVVLLGAGMDARAYRLSCLKECTVFELDFSELLEMKSDILHEAISSANHQKLTMMAKSLIRVPADIRDVGWMTKLQNCGYVPERNTIWVLEGILYYLHHVHAMQVLETIAACRASACTVLLADFMNKNATALSQTMYHFYHDNPDLLLPSIGFSQAMLSQIGDPQAHFGLLNHPQNMFDKLRRLPRSMETNPEDGTPCRRLYLVEASASPDDHTIL, encoded by the exons ATGCGTACACTATATATGAATCAAGCTAGGACATTGTGTGGCCGGAGCCGGCTGGCCGCGCAGCGCTACCTCTTCGTGCCCACGAAAGCAGAGGCCGCCGGGAGCCACCAGCTCTGGTCGATCATGTCGTCCAGGGAGGAGGACGTGCGCGTCAATGGCGACCACCAGCTGGTGGCGGACGGCGGCGTCAATGGCGAAGGCGAGGGGGAGCTTCAGGCGGTGATGGAGCAGCTGGCGCCGGAGGGGGTGCGGGCGCTGCACGCGCGGGTGGAGGCGGAGTGGGGCCCCGTGCTGCAGAGCGCGTGccagacggcggcggcgcgggcgctgtGGGCGAGCGCCGTGCGTGACCCGGCGGCGGGTGTGCTGGCCGGGGAGAAATACCTCAGGGGGCTCCACGACAAGATGCGGCGCGATGAGCGCGCCGGCGCGCGGGAGGTGCCTGGGGTCATGATCGCCGTGCGGACGCTCTGGTTCGACGCCCGCATCGAGGCTGCCGTCAGCAACCTCGGCGGCGCCCCGcaagtcgtcctcctcggcgcag GAATGGATGCAAGAGCTTATCGGCTGAGCTGCCTAAAGGAATGCACGGTATTTGAACTCGACTTCTCGGAGCTCCTAGAAATGAAATCTGATATTCTGCACGAAGCAATCAGTTCCGCAAATCATCAGAAACTCACCATGATGGCAAAATCATTGATCAGGGTTCCTGCCGACATACGAGATGTAGGCTGGATGACCAAGCTACAGAACTGTGGATATGTTCCTGAAAGAAACACCATATGGGTTCTTGAAGGAATCCTCTATTACCTTCATCATGTGCATGCAATGCAAGTCCTCGAAACCATTGCGGCATGTCGCGCCTCAGCCTGCACAGTCCTCCTGGCTGACTTCATGAACAAGAACGCAACCGCACTGTCTCAGACGATGTACCATTTTTACCATGACAACCCTGATCTCCTATTGCCTTCTATCGGGTTCTCACAAGCAATGTTGTCGCAAATTGGAGATCCACAAGCACATTTTGGTCTGCTAAATCACCCACAAAATATGTTTGATAAGCTGAGGAGATTGCCAAGATCAATGGAGACAAATCCAGAGGATGGCACACCATGCCGCAGATTGTACTTAGTGGAAGCCTCCGCTTCTCCAGATGATCATACCATCTTATAG